The following are from one region of the Entelurus aequoreus isolate RoL-2023_Sb linkage group LG17, RoL_Eaeq_v1.1, whole genome shotgun sequence genome:
- the LOC133632553 gene encoding gastrula zinc finger protein XlCGF8.2DB-like, which translates to MRTHTDNKHSECSSKKRGKKCLSCSICAESFTKKSHLTQHMRTHTGEKLLKCSVCGKSFSQNSRLTRHMRTHTGEKPFNCSVCSESFSQNSHLNRHMRTHTGEKPFNCSVCGESFSQNSHLTQHMRTHTGEKPFSCSFCGKSFSQNSSLTQHMRTHTGENTFNCSVCGKSFTIKRYLTEHMRTHTGEKPFICSVCGKSFSVKSTLTEHMRTHTGEKPFKCSVCGKYFYKNTSLTEHIRTHTGEKPFNCSVCGKGFSVKRNLTQHMRTHTGEKPFNCSVCGNSFPQFSSLCRHMRTHTGEKTM; encoded by the coding sequence atgaggactcacactgacaacaaacactctgaatgctcttcaaaaaagagaggtaaaaaatGTTTGAGCTGTTCAATTTGTgctgaaagttttactaaaaagagccatttgactcaacacatgagaacacacacaggagaaaaattacttaagtgttcagtttgtggcaaaagcttttctcaaaatagccgtttgactcgacacatgagaacacacacaggagaaaaaccatttaattgttcagtttgtagcgaaagcttttctcaaaatagccatttgaatcgacacatgagaacacacacgggagaaaaaccatttaattgttcagtttgtggagagagcttttctcaaaatagccatttgactcaacacatgagaacacacacaggtgaaaaaccatttagttgttcattttgcggcaaaagcttttctcaaaatagctctttgactcaacacatgagaacacacacaggcgaaaatacatttaattgttcagtttgtggcaaaagctttactATTAAGAggtatttgactgaacacatgagaacacacacaggtgaaaaaccatttatttgttcagtttgtggcaaaagcttttctgttaagagcactttgactgaacacatgagaacacacacaggtgaaaaaccatttaagtgttcagtttgtggcaaatacTTTTATAAAAATACCTCTTTGActgaacacataagaacacacacaggtgaaaaaccatttaattgttcagtttgtggcaaaggcttttctgttaagaggaatttgactcaacacatgagaacacacaccggtgaaaaaccatttaattgttcagtttgtggcaataGCTTTCCTCAATTCAGCTCTTtgtgtcgacacatgagaacacacactggagaaaaaaccatgtaa
- the LOC133632481 gene encoding uncharacterized protein LOC133632481 isoform X2, translated as MDDYCYAKMATSAKREHERESAPPTENNLKSEDEDVQQLIGNPEEVSTQLGGSSTLKQETPQPPCIKKEEEELCITQEGECLLGREEADYTKFPLSILSVKTEDDEEKPQVDNLLAPLSDSEAEDEVEEPLSSDKDCEGDMRTHTDNKHSECSSTRRVR; from the exons atggacgactactgctatgctaagatggcgacgtccgctaaaagagaacatgaaagagaatcagcgccaccaacggagaacaatctgaaaagcgaagatgaag acgtccagcagctgatcggtaatccagaagaagtttccactcagttaggggggagctccactttaaagcaggagactccacaaccaccctgcattaaaaaggaagaggaggaactctgcatcactcaggagggagagtgtcttctaggacgagaggaagctgattacaccaagtttccactgagtattctctctgtgaagactgaagatgatgaagagaaaccacaagtagacaacctcttagctccactatcagatagtgaggctgaagacgaggttgaagaacctttgagcagcgataaagactgtgaaggtgatatgaggactcacactgacaacaaacactctgagtGCTCTTCAACGaggagag taagataa
- the LOC133632481 gene encoding gastrula zinc finger protein XlCGF57.1-like isoform X1, producing MDDYCYAKMATSAKREHERESAPPTENNLKSEDEDVQQLIGNPEEVSTQLGGSSTLKQETPQPPCIKKEEEELCITQEGECLLGREEADYTKFPLSILSVKTEDDEEKPQVDNLLAPLSDSEAEDEVEEPLSSDKDCEGDMRTHTDNKHSECSSTRRGKTCLSCSVCAESFTKKCHLTQHMRRHTGEKSFSCSVCGVSFSQNSHLTRHMRTHTGEKPFNCSVCGVSFSQNSHLTAHMRTHTGEKPFNCSVCGKSFSVKRNLTEHMRRHTGEKTFSCSVCGKSFCGKSNLTQHMTTHTGEKTFSCSVCGKSFCGKSNLTQHMTTHTGEKTFSCSVCGKSFSKNSKLTQHMRTHTGEKTFNCSVCDVSFSQNSHLTRHMRTHTGEKPFNCSFCSNSYSVKRNLIEHMTTHTGEKTCNCSVCGKSFSVKRNLTEHMRRHTGEKTFSCSVCGKSFFGKCNLTQHMKTHTGEKTFSCLVCGKSFSVKRNFTEHMRTHTGDKTCTCTVCGKSFSVKRNLTEHMRTHTGEKPFSCSVCGKSFSVKSTLLEHMRTHTGEKPYKCSICGKSFPYNSSLCRHMRTHPGEKNI from the exons atggacgactactgctatgctaagatggcgacgtccgctaaaagagaacatgaaagagaatcagcgccaccaacggagaacaatctgaaaagcgaagatgaag acgtccagcagctgatcggtaatccagaagaagtttccactcagttaggggggagctccactttaaagcaggagactccacaaccaccctgcattaaaaaggaagaggaggaactctgcatcactcaggagggagagtgtcttctaggacgagaggaagctgattacaccaagtttccactgagtattctctctgtgaagactgaagatgatgaagagaaaccacaagtagacaacctcttagctccactatcagatagtgaggctgaagacgaggttgaagaacctttgagcagcgataaagactgtgaaggtgatatgaggactcacactgacaacaaacactctgagtGCTCTTCAACGaggagaggtaaaacatgtttgagctgctcagtttgtgctgaaagttttactaaaaagtgccatttgactcaacacatgagaagacacacaggtgaaaaatcatttagttgttcagtttgtggcgtaAGCTTTTCacaaaatagccatttgactcgacacatgagaacacacacaggagaaaaaccatttaattgttcagtttgtggcgtgagcttttctcaaaatagccatttgactgcacacatgagaacacacacaggagaaaaaccatttaactgttcagtttgtggcaaaagcttttctgttaagaggaatttgactgaacacatgagaagacacacaggagaaaaaacatttagttgttcagtttgtggcaaaagttttTGTGGTAAgagcaatttgactcaacacatgacaacacacacaggagaaaaaacatttagttgttcagtttgtggcaaaagttttTGTGGTAAgagcaatttgactcaacacatgacaacacacacaggagaaaaaacatttagttgttcagtttgtgggaaaagcttttctaaaaatagcaaattgactcaacacatgagaacacacacaggagaaaaaacatttaattgttcagtttgtgatgtaagcttttctcaaaatagccatttgactcgacacatgagaacacacacaggagaaaaaccatttaattgttccttTTGTAGCAATAGCTATTCAGTTAAGAGGAATTTGATtgaacacatgacaacacacacaggagaaaaaacatgtaattgttcagtttgtggcaaaagcttctctgttaagaggaatttgactgaacacatgagaagacacacaggagaaaaaacatttagttgttcagtttgtggcaaaagttttTTTGGTAAgtgcaatttgactcaacacatgaaaacacacacaggagaaaaaacatttagttgtttagtttgtggcaaaagcttttctgttaagaggaATTTTaccgaacacatgagaacacacacaggagacaaaACATGTACTTGTacggtttgtggcaaaagcttttctgttaagaggaatttgactgaacacatgagaacacacacaggtgaaaaaccatttagttgttcagtttgtggcaaaagcttttctgttaagagcaCTTTGcttgaacacatgagaacgcacacgggtgaaaaaccatataagtgttccatttgtggcaaaagctttccaTATAATAGCTCTTtgtgtcgacacatgagaacacaccctggagaaaaaaacatttag